One window of Mesorhizobium sp. WSM4904 genomic DNA carries:
- a CDS encoding pitrilysin family protein → MTLGARPHAAMNIQEVKSEKGIIAWLVEDHTVEIVNIGFAFKGGTKQDPVGKEGMAKLMAGLFIEGAGHYDSGAFQVKLDHAGAEMSLDAQSDDIYGSMCMLSKKQDAAFGLLRLALNAPRFEQGPIDRVRAEIVSRIVGSERDPNAIAQRKWLRAIYGAHPCSRLGEGTKESLPGITPSDLRAFHQAIFARDGLHIAVVGDIDANTLRERLDQLFGDLPEQQTLVPVYDVAPKLGQLVEENYDLPQTSLTLAWPGVKPSAPDFYAAVLLNDILGGSYLTSRLYEEVRQKRGLAYHVSSELTLDSLLVTTETRSDCAAQTLSIVRDVVKQMAQQGPTGAELKASKKHLIGAYAIDQLGSTRSIADRLLDLQIHKADVDYNQRRARSIGRVTLKQVKAAAKKLLSAEPAILVVGPPLGGKDE, encoded by the coding sequence ATGACGCTCGGCGCTCGGCCCCATGCTGCGATGAACATCCAGGAGGTGAAGTCCGAAAAGGGCATCATCGCCTGGCTGGTGGAGGACCACACAGTGGAAATCGTCAACATCGGCTTTGCCTTCAAGGGCGGCACCAAGCAGGACCCGGTCGGGAAGGAGGGGATGGCCAAACTGATGGCCGGCCTGTTCATCGAAGGCGCTGGCCATTACGACAGCGGTGCCTTCCAGGTGAAGCTCGACCATGCCGGCGCCGAAATGAGTTTGGACGCGCAAAGCGACGACATCTACGGATCGATGTGCATGCTTTCCAAAAAGCAGGACGCGGCGTTCGGCCTGCTTCGGCTCGCGCTGAACGCGCCGCGCTTCGAGCAGGGGCCGATCGATCGCGTCCGCGCCGAGATTGTCTCCCGCATCGTCGGCAGCGAGCGAGACCCTAACGCCATCGCTCAGCGCAAATGGCTGCGCGCGATCTATGGCGCGCATCCTTGTTCAAGGCTGGGAGAAGGCACAAAAGAGAGCCTGCCCGGCATCACGCCGTCCGACCTCCGCGCCTTCCACCAGGCCATTTTCGCTCGCGACGGGCTCCATATTGCCGTGGTGGGTGACATTGACGCGAACACGTTGAGGGAAAGGCTTGACCAGCTGTTTGGTGATTTGCCTGAGCAACAAACCCTCGTCCCCGTCTACGATGTCGCGCCGAAACTCGGTCAACTGGTGGAGGAGAACTACGACCTGCCGCAGACTTCGCTGACGTTGGCCTGGCCTGGCGTGAAGCCTAGCGCGCCGGATTTCTACGCGGCCGTGCTGCTGAACGACATCCTTGGCGGCTCATACTTGACTTCCCGCCTTTACGAGGAGGTACGTCAAAAACGCGGCCTTGCCTATCACGTCAGCTCTGAACTAACCCTTGACTCGCTTCTGGTTACGACAGAGACACGCTCGGACTGCGCTGCCCAAACACTGAGCATCGTGCGAGATGTGGTAAAGCAGATGGCGCAGCAAGGACCGACCGGGGCCGAGCTCAAGGCGTCGAAGAAGCACCTGATCGGCGCCTATGCCATCGACCAACTGGGCTCGACCCGCTCGATTGCAGACCGGCTCCTGGATTTGCAGATTCACAAGGCCGACGTCGACTACAACCAGCGTCGCGCCCGCAGCATCGGTCGGGTGACGCTCAAACAGGTCAAGGCGGCGGCCAAAAAGCTGCTTTCGGCCGAGCCCGCCATTTTGGTGGTCGGCCCGCCGCTGGGCGGCAAGGATGAGTAA